The window GCATGGACCACCGTCTCGACCGGGACACGTCGAACTGCTCGATCGCGCGGACCCTTGAGGTCGTGGGGGAGAAGTGGACGATCCTGATCCTCCGCGAGGTCTGGTACGGCTCGTCCCGCTTCGGCGACTTCGAACGCGTCCTGGGCTGTCCTCGCAACCTGCTCGCGGGGCGACTCCGGATGCTGGTGGAGGAAGGGATCCTGGCCACCGAGACCTACAAGGAGCCGGGTGCGCGGAGCCGACCGAAGTACGTGATCACCCCGATGGGCATGGATCTCGTGCCGGCCGTGATGGGGCTCCTGCACTGGGGCGACCGGTATCGCGCCGATCCGGAGGGGCCGGCCGTGCTGACGCGGCACCGTGGGTGCGGCGCGCAGGTCAACGTCCACGTCCGCTGCGAGCAAGGCCACTCCGTGCGGGAGGAAGACATCGAGAGCGTTCCTGGGCCCGCATTTCGCATGAAGGCCGCCGAGTGAGCTGAACGCGGTTGCGTCGGGCGACCGGCGGGACGTCGCCGGCTGTAGACGAGGGTGCCGGGTGGAGGGCCTCAGCCTCTCGGGGTGTGCTCGCTCCGTCTGGCCCGGGCCTGGTGGAGGCGGACCTTGGTGCGGTTGCCGCAGCGCGCCATGGAGCACCAGCGGCGGTTGTGGGCAGGGGAGCGGTCCAGGAAGCGCAGGGCGCAGGTGTCCGCGCCGCAGACGCGTACGCGCCGGATCTCGGCGGACAGAAGTAGATCGACGGCGTCCTGGGCGACGAGCGCCAAGGCGACCGCGGGGTCGGTGGCCAGGTTCGTGGTGTCGGCAGGCTCCAGGCGTCCGTCCGCGATGGCGATCTGCAGGGCGGGGCGCGGGGCCTGCGCTGCAGATCGGTTGAGCGCCATGATGTCGTCGGCTGCGGGCAGCCGGCCGTCTGTGACCGCCAGTACGGCCCGGTCGACCGTCTCCCGCAGTCGGCGGCCCGACGCCAGGACGGCGGCAGGGGCGGAGTGCGGGGGGTCCGGTGCGAGCAGCCCGGCCTCTTGAAGCCAGAGGACCAGGTCGCCTGAACTCCGGAGTGTCTCCGTTGGCGGTGTCCGCCAACGATTGCGCAGGGTGTTGACGAGGTCCAGGCA of the Streptomyces aurantiacus genome contains:
- a CDS encoding CGNR zinc finger domain-containing protein, with protein sequence MATDDMWIWDGGRVCLDLVNTLRNRWRTPPTETLRSSGDLVLWLQEAGLLAPDPPHSAPAAVLASGRRLRETVDRAVLAVTDGRLPAADDIMALNRSAAQAPRPALQIAIADGRLEPADTTNLATDPAVALALVAQDAVDLLLSAEIRRVRVCGADTCALRFLDRSPAHNRRWCSMARCGNRTKVRLHQARARRSEHTPRG
- a CDS encoding winged helix-turn-helix transcriptional regulator, with protein sequence MDVWTEALQDSGMDHRLDRDTSNCSIARTLEVVGEKWTILILREVWYGSSRFGDFERVLGCPRNLLAGRLRMLVEEGILATETYKEPGARSRPKYVITPMGMDLVPAVMGLLHWGDRYRADPEGPAVLTRHRGCGAQVNVHVRCEQGHSVREEDIESVPGPAFRMKAAE